From a region of the Thermococcus sp. 21S7 genome:
- a CDS encoding ferritin family protein codes for MEITDKEVFEIAINAEIRAKEAYEKLASLVKSDIIRDELIFLAGEENKHREIIAMMAEKFEGDRAEAKKIDIDIMGEFNVIAEKMGEVIKKPDVNIDEIYEIAMKAELVSERLYNELAGYAATEKTRLILQMLADMERNHYNILRKQYEYITRYPDIYKEEFYDQLMKDINFNF; via the coding sequence ATGGAGATAACAGATAAGGAAGTTTTTGAGATTGCCATAAACGCGGAGATACGGGCCAAGGAGGCCTACGAGAAGCTGGCTTCGCTCGTCAAGAGCGACATCATACGTGATGAACTCATCTTTCTGGCTGGAGAGGAGAACAAACACCGGGAAATAATAGCCATGATGGCCGAGAAGTTTGAAGGCGACAGGGCTGAGGCAAAGAAGATTGATATCGACATCATGGGCGAGTTCAATGTTATCGCCGAGAAGATGGGCGAGGTCATCAAGAAGCCGGACGTAAACATCGACGAGATATATGAGATAGCCATGAAGGCCGAACTCGTCAGTGAAAGGCTCTACAATGAACTCGCCGGCTACGCCGCCACCGAGAAGACGCGGCTCATACTCCAGATGCTCGCCGACATGGAGCGCAACCACTACAACATCCTCCGCAAGCAGTACGAGTACATAACCCGCTATCCTGACATATACAAGGAAGAGTTCTACGACCAGCTGATGAAGGACATCAACTTCAACTTCTGA